A single region of the Musa acuminata AAA Group cultivar baxijiao chromosome BXJ1-11, Cavendish_Baxijiao_AAA, whole genome shotgun sequence genome encodes:
- the LOC135597555 gene encoding pyrroline-5-carboxylate reductase-like produces the protein MAVPSTDIFNLGFIGAGNMAESIARGVSKSGVLPASSIRTAHPRPQRQQLFQSFGVSIVQDNAQVVDDSDIVILSVKPQVVKQVLLDLKPFFTEEKLLVSIAAGIKLRDLQEWSGQRRVIRVMPNTPSAVGEAASVMCMGEMATKKDEERVTSLFRAIGKVWTADEKYFDAVTGLSGSGPAYIYLAIEALADGGVAAGLPRDLALGLASQTVLGAATMVNKTGKHPGQLKDAVTSPAGTTIAGINELERGAFRGTLMSAVIAATKRCQELSQS, from the exons ATGGCGGTGCCGTCGACGGACATCTTCAATCTGGGCTTCATTGGCGCCGGGAACATGGCGGAGAGCATCGCCCGCGGCGTCTCCAAGTCCGGCGTCCTCCCGGCGTCCAGCATCCGCACCGCCCACCCCCGCCCCCAGCGCCAACAGCTCTTCCAGTCCTTCGGCGTCAGCATCGTCCAGGACAACGCCCAG GTTGTTGATGACAGCGACATAGTTATTCTTTCTGTGAAGCCTCAAGTTG TTAAACAAGTCTTACTGGACCTGAAGCCCTTTTTCACAGAAGAAAAACTTTTGGTATCAATAGCTGCAGGAATTAAGTTAAGAGATTTGCAG gAATGGTCTGGTCAGCGTCGAGTAATCAGGGTAATGCCAAATACACCTTCGGCTGTTGGAGAAGCAGCATCAG TCATGTGTATGGGAGAGATGGCAACTAAGAAAGATGAAGAACGTGTGACCAGTTTGTTCCGTGCAATTGGAAAGGTGTGGACAGCAGATGAAAAGTATTTTGATGCTGTAACTGGCTTGAG TGGTAGTGGCCCAGCATACATATATCTTGCAATAGAAGCCTTGGCTGACGGTGGAGTGGCTGCTGGTCTGCCTCGTGATCTTGCTCTTGGTCTGGCATCTCAGACA GTTTTAGGTGCTGCAACCATGGTTAACAAGACTGGAAAACATCCTGGCCAACTGAAAGATGCAGTAACTTCTCCTGCTGGAACGACCATTGCTGGGATTAATGAACTGGAGAGGGGGGCATTCCGGGGAACCCTAATGAGCGCAGTTATTGCAGCCACGAAGCGCTGCCAAGAACTATCACAATCATAA